In a genomic window of Zingiber officinale cultivar Zhangliang chromosome 9B, Zo_v1.1, whole genome shotgun sequence:
- the LOC122024074 gene encoding chaperonin CPN60-2, mitochondrial-like, whose amino-acid sequence MYRAVASLASKARVARGGGSSSRQIGSRLGWSRNYAAKDIRFGVEARALMLKGVEDLADAVKVTMGPKGRNVVIEQSYGAPKVTKDGVTVAKSIEFNDKIKNMGASLVKQVANATNDVAGDGTTCATILTRAIFAEGCKSVAAGMNAMDLRRGITMAVDAVVTYLKSRARRISTSEEIAQVGTISANGEREIGELIAKAMEKVGKEGVITVSDGKTLLNELEVVEGMKLERGYISPYFITDQKNQKCELDDPLILIHEKKISSINAIVKVLELALKRQRPLLIVAEDVESDALATLILNKLRAGIKVCAIKAPGFGENRKSNLQDLATLTGGSLITEELGLNLEKVELDLLGTCKKVTISKDDTVILDGAGDKKAIEERCEQIRSAIELSTSDYDTEKLQERLAKLSGGVAVLKIGGASEAEVGEKKDRVTDALNATKAAVEEGIVPGGGVALLYAAKELDKLETANFDQKIGVQIIQNALKAPVYTIASNAGVEGAVVVGKLLEQNDLDLGYDAAKGEYVDMVKSGIIDPLKVIRTALVDAASVSSLMTTTEAVVVELPKDEKDAPAMGGGMGGMDF is encoded by the exons ATGTATCGCGCCGTCGCCTCCCTCGCCTCCAAAGCTCG GGTTGCCCGTGGCGGCGGAAGCAGCAGCAGacag ATTGGAAGTAGACTTGGTTGGAGCAGAAACTATGCCGCTAAAGATATAAGGTTCGGAGTTGAGGCCCGTGCTTTGATGCTCAAGGGTGTGGAAGATCTGGCGGATGCTGTGAAGGTGACTATGGGCCCAAAG GGTCGTAATGTTGTTATTGAGCAAAGCTATGGCGCACCCAAAGTTACAAAAGACGGCGTAACTGTAGCAAAGAGCATTGAGTTTAATGATAAAATAAAGAATATGGGTGCCAGCCTTGTGAAACAAGTCGCCAATGCAACCAATGACGTTGCTGGTGATG GCACAACTTGTGCTACCATCCTTACGCGTGCAATATTTGCTGAAGGATGTAAGTCAGTGGCTGCTGGAATGAATGCAATGGATTTGAGGCGTGGCATCACAATGGCTGTTGATGCTGTTGTAACTTACTTGAAAAGCAGAGCTAGAAGGATTAGCACTTCTGAGGAGATAGCTCAG GTTGGTACAATATCAGCCAATGGAGAAAGGGAGATTGGTGAGCTAATTGCAAAAGCAATGGAGAAAGTCGGCAAGGAAGGAGTAATCACTGTCTCA GATGGAAAAACTCTGTTAAATGAACTGGAAGTTGTTGAAGGGATGAAACTTGAACGCGGCTACATATCACCTTATTTCATTACTGACCAAAAAAACCAAAAATGT GAACTCGATGATCCTCTAATTTTGATACATGAGAAGAAAATCTCAAGTATTAATGCAATTGTCAAGGTGTTAGAGTTGGCATTGAAG AGACAGAGACCTTTGCTAATTGTTGCTGAAGATGTAGAAAGTGATGCATTAGCAACTTTGATTCTAAATAAGCTACGTGCTGGAATTAAG GTTTGTGCTATTAAGGCACCTGGTTTTGGGGAGAACAGGAAATCGAATCTGCAAGATCTTGCTACACTCACTGGGGGATCT CTCATAACAGAAGAACTAGGCTTGAACCTTGAGAAAGTGGAACTCGACTTGCTTGGTACATGCAAAAAG GTAACAATCTCAAAAGATGACACTGTGATTCTTGATGGAGCTGGGGACAAAAAGGCTATTGAAGAGAGATGTGAGCAG ATACGATCTGCTATTGAATTGAGCACATCAGATTATGACACAGAGAAATTGCAAGAGAGGTTGGCAAAACTTTCCGGTGGAGTTGCTGTCCTCAAG ATTGGAGGAGCTAGCGAAGCAGAAGTTGGTGAGAAAAAGGACAGGGTCACAGATGCCTTAAATGCAACAAAAGCTGCTGTTGAAGAGGGCATTGTACCAG GTGGTGGTGTTGCCCTTCTTTATGCAGCCAAGGAGCTGGATAAGTTGGAGACTGCTAACTTTGATCAAAAGATTGGTGTCCAGATAATTCAGAATGCCTTGAAG GCACCAGTATATACAATTGCATCCAATGCTGGAGTAGAGGGGGCAGTTGTCGTCGGCAAGCTCTTGGAACAAAATGATCTTGACCTTGGTTATGATGCAGCCAAAG GTGAGTATGTCGACATGGTGAAATCCGGTATTATCGATCCATTGAAGGTCATTAGAACTGCATTGGTAGATGCAGCAAG TGTCTCCTCTTTGATGACCACCACTGAGGCCGTGGTGGTGGAACTACCCAAGGACGAGAAGGATGCTCCTGCGATGGGCGGCGGCATGGGCGGAATGGACTTCTAA
- the LOC122024121 gene encoding dihydrolipoyllysine-residue acetyltransferase component 3 of pyruvate dehydrogenase complex, mitochondrial-like, translated as MTLATQVVRHSRKLKGAQNIILKEPAILAHPFSKDISRSYNGTEGKYLDLKPYEFCTKSSNATGEGNAFSSELLGNNHSRKGPAKSLPFFGMRFSHTFSYMQANPRRLFSTNTDLPPHQAIGMPSLSPTMTEGNIARWLKKEGDKVSPGDVLCEVETDKATVEMECMEEGYLAKIIHGDGSKEIKVGETIAITVEEEGDIEKFKDYKVSESSGPTEVQPPSEPAQSKKEEVPTKTDEPKAAKTDKVSHHEHRIFSSPLARKLAGDNNVSLSSIKGTGPDGRILKADVEDYLASQTKGVPAPVKAKESIGAQALGYVDIPNSQIRKVTASRLLLSKQTIPHYYLTIDTRVDKLIELRKELNSLQEVSGGKRLSINDLVIKATALALRKIPQCNSSWMNDFIRQYHNVNINVAVQTDNGLFVPVIKDADKKGLATIAEEVKVLAQKAKENSLKPEDYEGGTFAVSNLGGPFGIKQFCAIINPPQSAILAVGSAERRVLPGSAPDQFEFGNFMSVTLSCDHRVIDGAVGAEWLRAFKNYIENPQSMLL; from the exons ATGACGCTTGCTACTCAAGTGGTCCGTCACTCGCGCAAG TTAAAGGGTGCTCAAAATATTATACTGAAGGAGCCTGCTATTCTTGCACATCCTTTCTCTAAAG ATATATCAAGGAGTTATAATGGTACTGAAGGAAAATATCTAGATTTGAAGCCTTATGAGTTTTGCACTAAAAGCAGCAATGCCACTGGTGAAGGAAAT GCATTTTCTTCAGAATTACTTGGGAACAACCATTCCAGAAAAGGACCTGCCAAGAGTCTTCCTTTTTTTGGCATGAGATTCAGCCATACTTTTTCCTA TATGCAGGCCAATCCAAGGAGACTTTTCTCAACCAATACAG ATTTACCACCACACCAGGCAATTGGGATGCCATCCCTTTCACCCACCATGACTGAG GGCAACATTGCAAGGTGGCTAAAGAAAGAAGGCGACAAAGTTTCTCCAGGTGATGTTCTCTGTGAGGTGGAAACT GACAAGGCTACAGTGGAAATGGAGTGCATGGAAGAAGGATATCTTGCcaagataatacatggagatggGTCCAAAGAGATAAAAGTTGGTGAG ACCATTGCTATAACTGTGGAGGAAGAGGGAGATATTGAGAAATTTAAAGATTACAAGGTTTCTGAATCTTCTGGTCCTACTGAAGTTCAGCCACCATCTGAACCTGCACAATCTAAAAAGGAGGAAGTCCCTACCAAAACTGATGAACCAAAAGCTGCAAAGACTGATAAAGTTTCTCATCATGAACACCGGATCTTCTCTAGTCCCCTTGCAAGAAAGTTGGCGGGGGACAACAAT GTATCTCTTTCAAGCATTAAAGGTACTGGCCCTGATGGTAGGATTTTGAAGGCAGATGTGGAAGATTACTTGG CTTCTCAGACAAAGGGTGTCCCTGCACCTGTGAAGGCAAAGGAATCCATAGGTGCTCAAGCATTAGGTTATGTGGACATTCCAAATTCACAGATAAGAAAA GTTACTGCTTCTCGCTTGCTTCTCTCCAAACAAACTATTCCTCATTATTATTTAACAATAGACACCCGTGTCGACAAACTTATAGA ATTGCGGAAAGAACTTAATTCTCTCCAAGAGGTTTCTGGTGGTAAAAGACTATCAATCAATGACCTTGTCATAAAG GCAACTGCTTTGGCTCTTCGCAAAATTCCTCAGTGTAACAGCTCCTGGATGAATGACTTCATACGACA GTACCACAATGTTAACATCAATGTTGCAGTTCAAACAGATAATGGGTTGTTTGTTCCAGTTATCAAG GATGCAGACAAGAAGGGACTGGCAACAATTGCAGAGGAAGTGAAAGTGTTGGCTCAGAAGGCAAAAGAAAATAGCTTGAAACCAGAAGACTACGAG GGTGGTACATTTGCTGTTTCAAATCTGGGAGGCCCTTTTGGTATCAAACAGTTCTGTGCCATCATCAATCCACCCCAATCAGCCATTTTGGCTGTTGGATCTG CTGAGAGACGAGTGCTTCCTGGCAGTGCTCCTGACCAATTTGAATTTGGCAACTTCATGTCTGTCACACTGAGTTGCGATCACAGAGTGATCGATG GTGCTGTGGGTGCAGAGTGGTTGAGAGCTTTCAAAAACTACATTGAGAATCCACAATCCATGTTGCTGTGA